The bacterium genome has a window encoding:
- the groL gene encoding chaperonin GroEL (60 kDa chaperone family; promotes refolding of misfolded polypeptides especially under stressful conditions; forms two stacked rings of heptamers to form a barrel-shaped 14mer; ends can be capped by GroES; misfolded proteins enter the barrel where they are refolded when GroES binds), translating to MPAKLLLYHEDARKALERGVEKVASAVRVTLGPKGRNVVLEKKWGSPTITKDGVTVAKEIELEDPYENMGAQLVKEVASKTNDAAGDGTTTATVLAHAIVKEGLKNVAAGANPMIVKHGIDKAVEALVEELKKISVPLEGKEHIAHVAGIAGNDPEIGRIIAEAMDKVGKDGVITIEESKGVETTVEVVEGMQFDRGYISPYMITDADKMEAVFEDPYILLTEKKISAVKDIVPVMEKVIRFGKPLVLIAEDVEGEALATLVVNKMRGIMPGAAIKAPGYGDRRKAMLGDMAVLTGGKVISDDIGIKLENVEVEMLGRAAKIRVAKEETTIIEGRGTKKDIQGRIAQIKKEIETTTSDYDKEKLQERLAKLAGGVAQIKVGAATETELKEKKHRFEDALSTSKAAVEEGIVPGGGVALLSIAKALDKVDADDADEKSGVNIVRKAIEEPAKWLAANAGMEGAVVVERIKSEKHGIGYDVAENRYTDMLKAGIIDATKVTRLALQNAASVASLLLTTEALVVEKGKKNAAAATPGGYNPEDMDM from the coding sequence ATGCCCGCCAAACTGTTGCTGTACCATGAGGATGCCCGAAAGGCCCTGGAGCGCGGCGTGGAAAAGGTCGCCAGCGCCGTGCGCGTGACGCTCGGCCCGAAGGGCCGAAACGTCGTGCTTGAGAAGAAGTGGGGCTCGCCGACCATCACCAAGGACGGCGTCACCGTCGCCAAGGAGATCGAGCTTGAGGATCCCTACGAGAACATGGGGGCCCAACTCGTCAAGGAAGTGGCCAGCAAGACCAATGACGCCGCCGGCGACGGTACGACCACGGCCACAGTGCTCGCGCATGCCATCGTCAAGGAAGGTCTGAAGAACGTCGCCGCGGGTGCCAATCCCATGATCGTGAAGCATGGGATCGACAAAGCCGTCGAGGCCCTGGTGGAAGAGCTCAAGAAGATCAGCGTCCCCCTCGAGGGCAAGGAGCACATCGCCCACGTCGCCGGCATCGCCGGCAACGACCCCGAGATCGGCCGGATCATCGCCGAGGCGATGGACAAGGTTGGCAAGGACGGCGTGATCACCATCGAGGAGTCGAAGGGTGTGGAGACCACGGTCGAGGTCGTGGAGGGTATGCAGTTCGACCGCGGGTATATCTCCCCGTACATGATCACTGACGCCGACAAGATGGAAGCGGTCTTCGAGGATCCGTACATCCTCCTGACCGAGAAGAAGATCAGCGCGGTCAAAGACATCGTCCCGGTCATGGAGAAAGTGATACGGTTCGGCAAGCCGCTCGTGCTCATCGCCGAGGATGTCGAGGGCGAAGCCCTGGCCACGCTGGTGGTGAACAAGATGCGCGGCATCATGCCAGGTGCGGCGATCAAGGCCCCCGGCTACGGAGATCGTCGCAAGGCGATGCTCGGGGACATGGCGGTCCTGACCGGGGGCAAAGTGATCAGCGACGATATCGGCATCAAGCTGGAGAACGTTGAGGTCGAGATGCTGGGCCGGGCCGCAAAGATACGCGTGGCCAAGGAAGAAACCACCATTATCGAGGGGCGCGGGACCAAGAAGGATATTCAGGGACGGATCGCCCAGATCAAGAAGGAGATCGAAACCACCACCTCCGACTACGATAAGGAGAAGCTGCAGGAGCGCCTCGCTAAGCTCGCCGGCGGGGTGGCTCAGATCAAGGTCGGGGCCGCCACCGAGACAGAACTCAAGGAGAAGAAGCACCGGTTCGAGGACGCGCTGAGCACGAGCAAGGCCGCTGTCGAGGAGGGGATCGTTCCCGGAGGCGGGGTGGCCTTACTCAGCATCGCGAAAGCGTTGGACAAGGTGGATGCCGATGACGCCGACGAGAAGAGCGGCGTCAACATCGTCCGCAAGGCCATCGAGGAACCGGCGAAGTGGCTGGCCGCGAACGCCGGCATGGAGGGCGCGGTCGTCGTGGAGCGGATTAAGTCGGAAAAGCATGGCATCGGCTACGACGTCGCCGAGAACCGCTACACCGACATGCTGAAGGCCGGGATCATCGACGCGACGAAGGTCACGCGGCTCGCCCTCCAGAACGCCGCGAGCGTTGCGAGCCTGCTCCTCACTACGGAGGCGCTCGTCGTGGAGAAGGGCAAGAAGAATGCGGCGGCGGCGACCCCGGGCGGCTACAACCCGGAGGACATGGATATGTAG